In Streptomyces sp. NBC_00569, a single genomic region encodes these proteins:
- a CDS encoding DUF6083 domain-containing protein — protein MAVLHGVSQPECLLCSSNGPDVRERGRIIRLSAELCDRCWNKVANELAVSEGATAAPEPEFDPDDVEWIEPRTCRHCDALVRCYPTNYDRWVELATFELPAKKVPPLHRWRLMRPKAANTPITVATVAIRIGAIDPTPGEPVIPAHEFVCLRHEA, from the coding sequence ATGGCGGTTCTCCACGGTGTCAGCCAGCCTGAGTGCCTGTTGTGTTCCTCGAACGGGCCCGACGTTCGTGAGCGGGGACGGATCATTCGCCTGTCAGCTGAACTCTGCGACAGGTGCTGGAATAAGGTCGCCAACGAGCTTGCCGTGAGCGAGGGCGCCACAGCTGCACCGGAGCCCGAGTTCGACCCGGATGACGTCGAATGGATCGAGCCTCGTACGTGCCGGCATTGCGATGCACTGGTGCGTTGCTACCCGACCAACTATGACCGTTGGGTCGAACTGGCCACGTTCGAGCTGCCGGCGAAGAAGGTCCCTCCCCTGCACCGTTGGCGTTTGATGCGTCCGAAGGCGGCGAATACCCCGATTACTGTGGCGACAGTGGCCATCAGGATCGGCGCCATCGATCCCACGCCCGGAGAGCCCGTCATTCCCGCTCATGAGTTCGTGTGTCTGAGGCACGAAGCATGA